In the Pseudodesulfovibrio senegalensis genome, one interval contains:
- a CDS encoding tetratricopeptide repeat protein: MDKKIEWYQEVLSLEPGSKVFFPLAQLFVDTGHLEDAVVTLVQGLDRHPDFLEARMLLVQVLSDLGRENEVHDHLERVVAPLSSYPAFWRAWAKSLPEDRRDVAVFLMLVASNLSGEEIGWTDVVFEGMSSLSDRLVGEPLPAPSKAASRPAPLRVLARDAFGQENEQGADSAGAVDGKSGNLRTRTMADLLASQGDVSGAIAIYEELLKSRPVEEHPILQGRLDELRGHATEAPESSESEDPFGVHAKNRLIGTLETLAARFEARVRS; encoded by the coding sequence ATGGACAAGAAAATTGAGTGGTATCAGGAGGTCTTGTCCCTTGAACCCGGCTCGAAGGTTTTCTTCCCGCTGGCTCAATTGTTTGTGGACACCGGGCATTTGGAAGACGCCGTTGTCACGCTTGTGCAGGGGCTGGACAGACATCCCGACTTTCTCGAGGCGAGAATGCTTCTGGTGCAGGTCCTGTCGGACCTCGGACGGGAGAATGAAGTCCATGATCATCTTGAACGCGTTGTCGCGCCGCTTTCCTCATATCCTGCCTTCTGGCGGGCGTGGGCCAAGAGCCTGCCTGAAGACAGGCGTGACGTAGCCGTTTTTTTGATGCTGGTAGCCTCCAATCTCTCCGGCGAGGAGATCGGCTGGACCGATGTCGTCTTTGAGGGCATGTCCTCGCTTTCGGATAGGCTTGTGGGAGAACCGCTTCCGGCTCCGAGCAAGGCCGCGTCCCGACCGGCTCCGCTGCGCGTGTTGGCCCGGGATGCCTTTGGTCAGGAAAATGAGCAGGGCGCAGATTCTGCCGGAGCTGTGGATGGCAAATCCGGAAACCTGCGAACACGCACGATGGCCGATCTTCTTGCCTCGCAGGGAGATGTGTCAGGTGCAATTGCCATATATGAAGAATTGTTGAAAAGTCGTCCGGTCGAGGAACATCCCATTTTGCAGGGACGGCTCGACGAATTGCGTGGTCATGCGACAGAAGCCCCTGAATCTTCCGAATCGGAAGACCCGTTCGGGGTTCATGCCAAGAACCGGCTTATCGGAACGCTGGAAACGTTGGCTGCCCGTTTTGAGGCCCGGGTCCGGTCCTGA
- a CDS encoding FtsB family cell division protein has protein sequence MALLILINLFLFCRLIWSGQGLFAYLELKDRHEVLQRQIEDLDARSLDLSKEIIRLKSDRAYQEKIIRDRMNFVKKDEILYLFPENGDASIGDEVDGQEN, from the coding sequence TTGGCTTTGCTGATCCTTATCAATCTTTTTTTGTTTTGTCGGTTGATCTGGAGCGGACAGGGGTTGTTCGCTTATCTGGAACTTAAGGATCGTCATGAGGTTCTGCAACGGCAGATCGAAGACCTGGACGCCAGAAGCCTTGACTTGAGCAAGGAGATCATTCGACTGAAAAGCGACAGGGCCTATCAGGAAAAAATCATTCGCGACCGGATGAATTTCGTAAAAAAAGACGAGATTCTTTATCTTTTCCCGGAAAACGGTGACGCAAGCATTGGAGATGAAGTGGATGGACAAGAAAATTGA
- the pgsA gene encoding CDP-diacylglycerol--glycerol-3-phosphate 3-phosphatidyltransferase, producing the protein MKREILNLPNTLTLTRIFAAPIIVGLLYLELFLHWRFGSYLAAIVFMLASATDMFDGMIARQQNLITNLGKFLDPLADKLLICSVLIMLVRMGAEWRVPAWVVIIIVAREIVVTGMRAIAAEKGDVIAADRFGKLKTIVQSLCLAPLLWHYPLFGISMALVGQVLLYVALLLTVFSGGNYLYNFYKNWLMNEEC; encoded by the coding sequence ATGAAACGGGAAATATTGAATTTACCCAATACGTTGACGTTAACGCGCATATTTGCTGCTCCCATCATCGTGGGGCTGTTGTACCTTGAACTGTTTCTGCACTGGCGTTTTGGCTCCTATCTGGCCGCCATCGTTTTCATGCTGGCTTCGGCCACGGATATGTTCGACGGCATGATCGCCCGGCAGCAGAATCTCATTACCAATCTGGGGAAATTCCTCGATCCGCTTGCGGACAAGCTGCTCATCTGTTCCGTACTGATCATGTTGGTTCGTATGGGCGCGGAGTGGCGCGTTCCCGCGTGGGTGGTCATCATCATTGTGGCCCGTGAGATCGTGGTTACCGGAATGCGTGCCATTGCCGCGGAAAAGGGCGACGTCATTGCCGCAGATCGTTTCGGCAAGCTCAAGACCATTGTGCAGAGTCTTTGCCTTGCTCCCCTGCTGTGGCATTATCCGCTGTTTGGTATCAGCATGGCGCTGGTGGGACAGGTGCTTTTGTACGTGGCCCTGTTGCTCACGGTTTTCTCCGGGGGAAATTATCTGTACAATTTCTACAAAAATTGGTTAATGAATGAGGAATGTTGA